Below is a genomic region from Planifilum fulgidum.
GAGCCGGGCGATGTCGGAGGAAAGCGAGGCCGATCCCCCCTTGGAAAAAGCGGGCGACCGCCGCCAGAACGATAGGGAAAAGCCGCCTTCCCCCTTTTCGGATCCGAAACTGCGCTCTTCCAAACTGCTCGTGGAAGACGGCGAGAAAGTGGTGGTGCTCGATCCGAAAACCATCTGCTACGCCGTGCGCGTCAACCGCCGGGTGGCCATTCACACGGAAAAGGAGGTCGTCTACGCCAAGATCACCCTGCAGGAGCTGGAGGAAAAACTCCGGAACCATCCCTTTTACCGTTCCCATCGGAGCTATCTGGTCAATCTCGATTACATCAAGGAGATCGTTCCCTGGTTCAACGGAGCCTGCAACCTGATCCTCAAAACCAAGGAAGACACGAAAATCCCCGTCAGCCGTTCCGCGGTCAAACCCCTTTTCGAACTGTTGCGTCAATATTGACGTTTCAGTCTCTTATCTTTGCAATTCGCGCGCGTCAAAGTGCATTTTACACCCCAAATTCCCAATGGGGTGTATTTTCTAAATATAATAGAAAAGGAGTAAGCGCTTGCAAAGCGGGCGGTTTGCAAAAACCGCCCCTTCCACTCTCATTTCGGGAGGTGTTTTTATGGCCAACCAACCGCAGCAGGCGGAAACGCGATCCCCTTCCCATGATTGGGAACGGATCGCCAATACG
It encodes:
- a CDS encoding LytR/AlgR family response regulator transcription factor, whose product is MPIKAMIAEDEHLAREELAYLIRQEEDVELCPGAEDGQQLLELYRQYRPDVIFLDIEMPKRSGIDAARKIREESRDSKETPPLFVFTTAYDEYAVQAFDLEAVDYLLKPFDPERLHEAMARVRKALRLSRAMSEESEADPPLEKAGDRRQNDREKPPSPFSDPKLRSSKLLVEDGEKVVVLDPKTICYAVRVNRRVAIHTEKEVVYAKITLQELEEKLRNHPFYRSHRSYLVNLDYIKEIVPWFNGACNLILKTKEDTKIPVSRSAVKPLFELLRQY